One genomic segment of Drosophila melanogaster chromosome 3L includes these proteins:
- the Drsl5 gene encoding Drosomycin-like 5 produces MQIKFLYLFLAVMTIFILGAKEADADCLSGRYGGPCAVWDNETCRRVCKEEGRSSGHCSPSLKCWCEGC; encoded by the coding sequence ATGCAGATCAAGTTCCTGTACCTCTTCCTGGCTGTGATGACCATCTTCATCCTGGGCGCCAAGGAAGCCGATGCCGACTGTCTCTCTGGAAGATACGGAGGACCCTGCGCCGTCTGGGACAACGAGACCTGTCGTCGGGTGTGCAAGGAGGAAGGACGATCCAGTGGCCACTGCAGTCCCAGTCTGAAGTGCTGGTGCGAGGGATGCTAG